One segment of bacterium DNA contains the following:
- a CDS encoding metallophosphoesterase: protein MMRVELIGLSIIVLLTVIPLALSLLALLDWTKARLTHSRRRWWILRLAIIADIVLALCLVDGFLLEPRMLTITRISAISPKVASTLKIVHVTDIHFEMKTSLTEKILVAIKRENPDLIFVTGDIHQLGKYDKSQFGDFLSRLCSIAPTYGVTGFDDELALNEGSFGKLHLVNDSGAALSIRGTAVHIKGLRASKRPQANSLSLVLMHSPDGIPRAARERRLVLCRPYPRGTSASSILGRDSDSSQYRQAI, encoded by the coding sequence ATGATGAGAGTCGAACTCATCGGTCTGTCCATAATCGTGCTCCTTACCGTGATCCCGCTTGCGCTGTCCTTGCTTGCGCTCTTGGACTGGACGAAGGCTCGGCTCACTCACAGCCGGCGGCGATGGTGGATACTCCGGCTTGCCATCATTGCCGATATTGTCCTTGCCTTGTGTCTAGTTGACGGCTTTCTCTTAGAGCCCAGGATGCTCACCATTACCCGCATATCGGCAATCTCCCCCAAGGTTGCCTCTACCTTGAAGATCGTGCATGTGACGGACATACACTTCGAGATGAAGACCTCGCTGACGGAGAAGATTCTTGTAGCCATCAAACGTGAGAATCCTGACTTGATCTTCGTTACCGGGGACATCCATCAGCTTGGCAAGTATGATAAGAGCCAGTTCGGAGACTTCCTCTCGAGGCTTTGCTCTATTGCGCCTACCTACGGTGTCACCGGCTTCGATGATGAGCTTGCCCTCAACGAAGGATCATTCGGTAAGCTGCATCTGGTGAACGACTCGGGTGCCGCCCTGTCGATCCGAGGAACAGCAGTCCATATCAAGGGCTTACGAGCGTCAAAGCGACCTCAGGCGAATTCGTTGAGTCTTGTTCTGATGCATTCGCCGGATGGTATACCTAGAGCCGCGAGAGAACGCCGATTGGTGCTTTGCCGGCCATACCCACGGGGGACAAGTGCGTCTTCCATTCTGGGGCGCGATAGTGACAGCAGCCAGTACAGGCAAGCGATATGA